Part of the Tepiditoga spiralis genome, AGTGAAGAACAAGATGATATTCCAGAAGAAGCAAAAGAATACTTTGAAAAATATCATCCAGAATTGATAGAAGATATAGTTGAAAATGATGAAGAAGCTCTTGAAAAGTATTTTGAATCAGGAGAAGAAGAATTAAATATGCAAACATTAATAAAAGATTTGCATGAAGCTTATGGACACGATCAAATAGTACCAGTTTTAGTTGGATCTGCTGAAAAAAATATAGGAATGGATAGAATTTTATTTGCTGTTAAAAACTTTGGAAAATTGACATCTGAAAAGTTCTATGAAACAATTGAAGGTAAAAAAATAGAAGCTGATTTTGAAGCTCCACTTTCTGGATTAATTGTAAAAAATGACGTTGATCCATTTGTTGGAAAATTAACTTATATAAGAATAACTTCTGGAGTTTTAAAAACAGGAGATTCATTTAATATAGTTGATGAAGAAGCAACAGAAAGAGTTTCTCATATTTATTTACCAAGATTTGATAAAGATGAAGAGATAAATGAAGCAAAAGCAGGAGATATAGTTGTTATACCAAAATTAAAAAGTTCAAAAATAGGAGAAACAATAGGATCAGCTGAATTTAGTGGAAAAATAAAAACACCAGAATATCCAGAACCAATGATATCAAAATCAATAATACCTAATTCAAAAAAAGATATAGATAAAATAACCAATGCACTTTCTAAATTACAAGAATCAGATCCAACTTTTGCATGGGAATATGATTCTGAAACTGGTGAAACAGTTGTAAATGGAATAGGAACAATTCATCTTGAAGTTATGATGGAAAAATTAAAGAAAAACTTTGGTATTGATTTTGAAATAGGAAAACCAAAGATAGCATACAGAGAAACAATAAAAAAATCAACAAAATCAGAATTTAAACATAAAAAACAAACAGGTGGACACGGTCAATATGGACATGTTAGAATAGAAATGATTCCACTTGAAAGAGGAAGTGGATACGTATTTGAAGATAAAATTGTTGGTGGAGTAATTCCTAAAAACTTCATACCATCAGTTGACAAAGGAATTCGAGAAGCACTAAAAAAGGGAATTGTTGCAGGGTATCCTGTAGTAGATGTTAAAGTAACACTTTATGATGGTTCAACACATGATGTTGATTCATCAGACATAGCATTCCAAATAGCAGCAAGAACTGCATTTAAAAATGGAATGAAAGATGCAAAACCAACACTATTAGAACCAATAATGCACGTTGAAATAATAGTACCAAATGAATATACTGGAGGAGTAATGGGAGAAATAAGTTCAAAAAGGGGAAGACCAATGGGAATGGAAACAATAAGTAAAGGTGTGGATAAAATAAATGCAGAAATACCATTGGCTGAAATGCTTGATTTTTCTCCTAAGCTAAGCTCAATAACTTCAGGAAGAGGATACTTTATAATGAAATTTTCACATTATATGGAAGTACCAAATGATATACAAAAAAAGATAATTGAAGAAAACGAAAGTGAAGTAAACGCATAAAAGAAGGTGGCTAAAGCCACCTTCTTTTATTGTATATCTTTTAAAAGTCTAATGAATTTCATAAAAAGTGTGAAAGTAACGATGGAAAATAGGGAAAAAATATAAGATCTTTTCTAAGAATATGTTATAATTCTTAGGGAGGCGAAAAAATGAGAAGATTTTGTACATCAGGACCCGTAGATAGAGAAACCTGCTATTATGCAGAAAGACCAAAGATAATGGAAAAAGCATTAATATATATAGAAAGTTGGAGATACTTTACGGTATCTGCTCCAAGACAAACAGGAAAAACAACATTTTTAAATGACATAGTTGAAAAAACAAAAGACAAATACTTACCTATATTTATATCTTTTGAAAGTTATGGAAATAAAAATATAGAACAATTTTTAAAAACCCTTACAAAGGATATAATTGAAGACATTGAGTATAGACATAATATAAAATTAGAAATAGAAACGCCAAAAGAAATAGATGAAATAAGAGATATAATAATGGAAATATATGAAAAAACAGGAAAAGAAGTAATATTAATGATAGATGAGTTTGAAAGATTTAAAAATGAAGAACTAATAAATGATTTTTTACATGTAATAAGAAGTATATATCATAAAAAACAATTACATAAACTAAGAAGTTTAATATTAATAAGTGTAGGATATTTAAGCGGCGTGTTGGAAGATAGTGCAAGTCCATTCAATATAGCAGAACATATAGAAGTACCATATTTTACTAAAGAACAGGTATATAACTTGTTAAATCAACATGAAAGCGAAACAAAGCAAAACTTTGAAGAAGAAGTAAAGAGATTAATATGGGAAAATGCAGCAGGACAACCTGGATTAACAAATGCATTAGCAAATGATTTGGTGGAAGAAAAAGCAAAAAACAAAAAAATAATAACAAAAGAACATTTTGAAAAAACATACTTTGATTTTACAAAAAAATATATACAAAAAAATATAGAAAATGTAATATCAAAAGCAAAAAAAGAAAGAGACTTAATAATAAAAATATTATTTGATCCAGAAACAATGGACTTTGATATAAGTGATGAAAGAATAAAATATCTATACTTAAATGGAGTAATAGATGAATATAACGGTAAATGTTGTGTAAAAGTACCTTTGTATTATAAAAAATTATATGGATATTTCAAGCCTCAAATAAATGGTGAAAAGAAATATATGGCAACATTTAAAGATACAACAAATGAATATATAAAAGAAGAAGGTACATTAGATTTAAATAAATTAATAAAAAGATATACAAAATACATAAAAACAAGAGGAGCAATAATGTTCAAAGGAAGAAATTATTATGAAGGAGTATATCAATATAATTTAGATCAATTTCTAAGTTTATATGTAGAAGCAGCAAATGGAAAAGTATATCCAGAAACACAAGTTGGTGGAGGAAGAATAGACTTATTAATAAATTTTAATAATAAAGAATATTTAATAGAAGTAAAAGCAAATATAACAGGAAATGAATATGAAAAAGCAAAAAAACAATTGATAGAATACATAAAAAGAAAAGAATTAAAAGAAGGATGGTTAATAGTATACAGCAGTGAAATAGATGATTTTGAATATATAATAGAAGAACATGAAGATAAAAAATTACACATATGGCTAATTAAAACAAACTTTGAAAGTCCTTCTATAAAAAGTAATGTGTAAGTCAATCATTTTTATTGAGGGAAAGAAATAATACTTAATATAAGTAACTAAAACAAAAGGCATCTTAATAAGATGCCTTTTGTTTTAGTTCTGCGATGACTGTTCCACCAAGAACTAATATAATTCCAATTATTGCATATATATTTGGATAATTTTTTAATATTATTGAATCTGCAATTACAGTAACTACTGGAATAAAATATATACCATTAGTAACTGTTCGAGAACCAGAAAGTCTTATTGCTTGATTCCATAAGATATAAGCAAGTGCAGAACTAAGAACACCAAGATAAATTAAAGCAATTATTATTTTAGGTTGTAGCCATAATGAAAATATTGGACATGTATTTGATGTTTTCAACTCTAAAAAAACA contains:
- a CDS encoding AAA-like domain-containing protein, giving the protein MRRFCTSGPVDRETCYYAERPKIMEKALIYIESWRYFTVSAPRQTGKTTFLNDIVEKTKDKYLPIFISFESYGNKNIEQFLKTLTKDIIEDIEYRHNIKLEIETPKEIDEIRDIIMEIYEKTGKEVILMIDEFERFKNEELINDFLHVIRSIYHKKQLHKLRSLILISVGYLSGVLEDSASPFNIAEHIEVPYFTKEQVYNLLNQHESETKQNFEEEVKRLIWENAAGQPGLTNALANDLVEEKAKNKKIITKEHFEKTYFDFTKKYIQKNIENVISKAKKERDLIIKILFDPETMDFDISDERIKYLYLNGVIDEYNGKCCVKVPLYYKKLYGYFKPQINGEKKYMATFKDTTNEYIKEEGTLDLNKLIKRYTKYIKTRGAIMFKGRNYYEGVYQYNLDQFLSLYVEAANGKVYPETQVGGGRIDLLINFNNKEYLIEVKANITGNEYEKAKKQLIEYIKRKELKEGWLIVYSSEIDDFEYIIEEHEDKKLHIWLIKTNFESPSIKSNV
- a CDS encoding elongation factor G, yielding MGKLVPSKKRIVGLFGHHGCGKTTMMDAVLKDYSKADRIGQRYLDKDEVEKEKGATFSNHIVSVDYDDLRVTFFDTPGSAEFLGDIETALHSVDNVLIVINGVSGVEVTTERVWKVARRMHKPIMFFINQLDKEGADFERVASELKEIFEDGVKVVPFQVPIGKEDNFRGIVNLLNKKSYIYKDDKLGKSEEQDDIPEEAKEYFEKYHPELIEDIVENDEEALEKYFESGEEELNMQTLIKDLHEAYGHDQIVPVLVGSAEKNIGMDRILFAVKNFGKLTSEKFYETIEGKKIEADFEAPLSGLIVKNDVDPFVGKLTYIRITSGVLKTGDSFNIVDEEATERVSHIYLPRFDKDEEINEAKAGDIVVIPKLKSSKIGETIGSAEFSGKIKTPEYPEPMISKSIIPNSKKDIDKITNALSKLQESDPTFAWEYDSETGETVVNGIGTIHLEVMMEKLKKNFGIDFEIGKPKIAYRETIKKSTKSEFKHKKQTGGHGQYGHVRIEMIPLERGSGYVFEDKIVGGVIPKNFIPSVDKGIREALKKGIVAGYPVVDVKVTLYDGSTHDVDSSDIAFQIAARTAFKNGMKDAKPTLLEPIMHVEIIVPNEYTGGVMGEISSKRGRPMGMETISKGVDKINAEIPLAEMLDFSPKLSSITSGRGYFIMKFSHYMEVPNDIQKKIIEENESEVNA